One segment of Coregonus clupeaformis isolate EN_2021a chromosome 38, ASM2061545v1, whole genome shotgun sequence DNA contains the following:
- the LOC123482793 gene encoding tRNA (guanine(26)-N(2))-dimethyltransferase-like: protein MLMYEMRGKKERYDVIDLDPYGSPAPFLDAAVQAVGEGGLLCVTCTDMAVMAGNSGETCYSKYGSVSIKAKYCHEMALRIILHSLDQRAGVYQRYIHPLLCVSVDFYIRVFVRVHTGQAMVKNSASKQALVYNCVGCGSFHLQRLGKRTTQGKHIKYSAATGPPVGAECEHCGHRHQLGGPIWGEALHDVSFVQKVLSAVSGNPSRFGTARRIEGMLSMVTEELEDVPLYYTVDNLSSTVHCSTPPLLQFRSALLHAGHRVSLSHACKNALKTDAPPRVLWDVMRCWEKSNPVKRDRLSESSPAHQILNTEPILQACFDVREDANPQSRRRHLTRFQENPEPFWGPKARAKAGGGGISSDLEDRRKQGQNKRKNQITDATQLKSFPCKRFRKGKCTHGEKCCYSHDLEQTDKME from the exons aTGCTGATGTATGAGATGCGGGGGAAGAAGGAACGCTATGATGTCATAGACCTGGACCCCTACGGAAGCCCCGCCCCTTTCCTGGATGCAGCCGTGCAGGCCGTCGGTGAAGGAG gtctgttgTGTGTGACGTGTACTGACATGGCTGTGATGGCTGGTAACAGTGGGGAGACCTGCTACAGCAAATACGGCTCTGTCTCCATCAAAGCCAAGTACTGCCATGAGATG gcTCTGCGGATCATCCTGCATAGTCTGGACCAGAGAGCTGGTGTGTACCAGCGTTACATCCACCCCCTGCTCTGTGTCAGTGTGGACTTCTACATACGAGTGTTTGTCAGGGTACACACTGGACAGGCCATGGTCAAAAACTCAGCAAG TAAACAAGCGTTGGTGTATAACTGTGTAGGCTGTGGATCCTTCCACTTACAACGACTGGGCAAGAGGACGACTCAGGGAAAACA tataAAGTACTCTGCAGCCACTGGACCGCCGGTCGGAGCAGAATGTGAACACTGTGGACACAGACACCAG ctGGGTGGTCCTATCTGGGGTGAGGCCCTCCATGATGTGAGCTTTGTTCAGAAGGTTCTATCTGCTGTGTCTGGGAACCCGTCCCGCTTTGGAACCGCCCGACGCATAGAGGGCATGCTCAGCATGGTCACAGAG gagcTGGAGGATGTGCCTCTATACTATACAGTGGACAACCTGAGCAGCACTGTACACTGCAGCACTCCCCCTCTACTCCAATTCCG GTCTGCTCTGCTTCATGCGGGCCACAGGGTGTCTTTGTCTCATGCCTGTAAGAATGCTCTAAAGACGGACGCTCCTCCCAGGGTCCTCTGGGACGTCATGCGATGCTGG GAGAAGTCCAATCCAGTGAAGAGAGACAGACTGTCAGAGAGCAGCCCTGCTCACCAAATCCTCAATACTGAACCCAT tctacaGGCGTGTTTTGATGTGAGGGAGGATGCCAATCCCCAGTCCCGTCGTCGCCACCTCACCCGCTTCCAGGAGAACCCTGAGCCATTCTGGGGGCCCAAGGCCCGCGCCAAGGCTGG tgGTGGAGGTATCTCATCAGACCTGGAGGACAGGAGGAAACAGGGTCAGAACAAGAGAAAGAACCAGATTACAGACGCCACCCAGCTCAAGAGCTTCCCCTGCAAGAGGTTCAGAAAG
- the LOC123482794 gene encoding lysosomal alpha-mannosidase-like → MSGAYIFRPNTSTPFIISKTAKIETLQNSVVQEVRQWFSPWVSQVVRLYTDSRAVELEWTVGPVPIGDDLGKEVISRLDSSINSSGVFYTDSNGREMLQRRKDYRPTWNLRQSEPIAGNYYPINSRAYIKDDKDQLTVVTDRSQGGGSIQDGSLEIMLHRRLLYDDVRGVGEPSTRRLTFTQKAWWSVVASSSPSAPCHGR, encoded by the exons ATGTCAGGGGCCTACATCTTCAGACCTAACACCTCTACCCCCTTCATCATCAGCAAGACGGCTAAGATAGAAACACTACAG AACTCCGTGGTGCAGGAGGTGAGACAGTGGTTTAGTCCCTGGGTCTCTCAGGTGGTCCGTCTGTACACAGACAGCAGGGCTGTGGAACTGGAGTGGACTGTGGGCCCTGTGCCTATAGG TGATGACCTGGGTAAAGAGGTGATAAGTCGTCTAGACAGCAGCATCAACTCCTCTGGTGTCTTCTACACTGACTCTAATGGCAGAGAGATGCTGCAGAGACG GAAAGACTACCGTCCCACATGGAACCTGAGACAGTCTGAGCCAATCGCTGGAAACTACTATCCAATCAACTCTAGAGCTTACATTAAG gatgACAAGGACCAGCTGACTGTAGTGACCGACCGCTCTCAGGGAGGAGGCAGCATCCAGGATGGATCACTGGAGATCATG CTCCACCGTAGGTTGCTGTACGATGACGTCCGGGGTGTAGGTGAGCCCTCAACGAGACGTCTGACATTTACCCAGAAGGCCTGGTGGTCCGTGGtcgcctcctcctctccctcagcccCCTGCCACGGCCGCTGA
- the trmt1 gene encoding tRNA (guanine(26)-N(2))-dimethyltransferase, with amino-acid sequence MLISTARLLLLLPVPFTHQRIIRTVGSVAYRGLRTMEPLRAPQDPKVNTTLSGVDTKPQPPTSGAPMEGLNPTPAASIPDQETAPTTGLLPGETVVREGKAAILFPSANEVFYNPVQEFNRDLTCAVVTEFAREQMAQRGVKVVVPGEKERVVVNLADEKKEETEMQTGEKGGEEPVVTASVGERCENGLRVLEGLAASGLRSVRFALEVPGLRSVTANDFSAKAAALIARNAQHNGVTHLLQASQRDASMLMYEMRGKKERYDVIDLDPYGSPAPFLDAAVQAVGEGGLLCVTCTDMAVMAGNSGETCYSKYGSVSIKAKYCHEMALRIILHSLDQRAGVYQRYIHPLLCVSVDFYIRVFVRVHTGQAMVKNSASKQALVYNCVGCGSFHLQRLGKRTTQGKHIKYSAATGPPVGAECEHCGHRHQLGGPIWGEALHDVSFVQKVLSAVSGNPSRFGTARRIEGMLSMVTEELEDVPLYYTVDNLSSTVHCSTPPLLQFRSALLHAGHRVSLSHACKNALKTDAPPRVLWDVMRCWEKSNPVKRDRLSESSPAHQILNTEPILQACFDVREDANPQSRRRHLTRFQENPEPFWGPKARAKAGGGGISSDLEDRRKQGQNKRKNQITDATQLKSFPCKRFRKGKCTHGEKCCYSHDLEQTDKME; translated from the exons ATGCTGATCAGCACTGCTCGGCTACTCCTCCTCTTACCTGTACCCTTCACCCACCAGAGGATTATAAGGACAGTTGGCAGTGTTGCTTACAGGGGACTGAGAACCATGGAGCCCCTCAGGGCCCCTCAGGATCCCAAAGTTAACACCACCCTGTCTGGGGTAGACACAAAGCCTCAGCCCCCTACCTCTGGAGCTCCTATGGAGGGCTTGAACCCAACTCCAGCTGCCTCAATACCTGACCAGGAGACGGCCCCGACAACGGGGCTGTTGCCAGGGGAGACAGTCGTCAGGGAGGGCAAGGCGGCCATCTTGTTTCCCAGTGCCAACGAGGTGTTCTACAACCCCGTGCAGGAGTTCAACAGAGATCTGAC GTGTGCGGTGGTTACAGAGTTTGCCCGGGAGCAGATGGCCCAGAGGGGGGTGAAAGTGGTAGTGccaggggagaaggagagggtggtggtcaacCTAGCTGACGAGAAGAAAGAGGAGACAGAAATGCAGAcaggggagaaaggaggagaggagccgGTCGTAACTGcttcagtgggggagcgctgtgAG aATGGTTTACGTGTGTTGGAGGGTCTGGCAGCGTCTGGCCTACGCTCTGTGAGGTTTGCTCTGGAGGTGCCTGGTCTACGTAGCGTCACGGCTAACGACTTCTCAGCCAAGGCTGCTGCCCTCATCGCCCGCAATGCCCAGCACAATGGGGTCACACACCTACTGCAGGCCAGCCAGAGAGACGCCAG caTGCTGATGTATGAGATGCGGGGGAAGAAGGAACGCTATGATGTCATAGACCTGGACCCCTACGGAAGCCCCGCCCCTTTCCTGGATGCAGCCGTGCAGGCCGTCGGTGAAGGAG gtctgttgTGTGTGACGTGTACTGACATGGCTGTGATGGCTGGTAACAGTGGGGAGACCTGCTACAGCAAATACGGCTCTGTCTCCATCAAAGCCAAGTACTGCCATGAGATG gcTCTGCGGATCATCCTGCATAGTCTGGACCAGAGAGCTGGTGTGTACCAGCGTTACATCCACCCCCTGCTCTGTGTCAGTGTGGACTTCTACATACGAGTGTTTGTCAGGGTACACACTGGACAGGCCATGGTCAAAAACTCAGCAag TAAACAAGCGTTGGTGTATAACTGTGTAGGCTGTGGATCCTTCCACTTACAACGACTGGGCAAGAGGACGACTCAGGGAAAACA tataAAGTACTCTGCAGCCACTGGACCGCCGGTCGGAGCAGAATGTGAACACTGTGGACACAGACACCAG ctGGGTGGTCCTATCTGGGGTGAGGCCCTCCATGATGTGAGCTTTGTTCAGAAGGTTCTATCTGCTGTGTCTGGGAACCCGTCCCGCTTTGGAACCGCCCGACGCATAGAGGGCATGCTCAGCATGGTCACAGAG gagcTGGAGGATGTGCCTCTATACTATACAGTGGACAACCTGAGCAGCACTGTACACTGCAGCACTCCCCCTCTACTCCAATTCCG GTCTGCTCTGCTTCATGCAGGCCACAGGGTGTCTTTGTCTCATGCCTGTAAGAATGCTCTAAAGACGGACGCTCCTCCCAGGGTCCTCTGGGACGTCATGCGATGCTGG GAGAAGTCCAATCCAGTGAAGAGAGACAGACTGTCAGAGAGCAGCCCTGCTCACCAAATCCTCAATACTGAACCCAT tctacaGGCGTGTTTTGATGTGAGGGAGGATGCCAATCCCCAGTCCCGTCGTCGCCACCTCACCCGCTTCCAGGAGAACCCTGAGCCATTCTGGGGGCCCAAGGCCCGCGCCAAGGCTGG tgGTGGAGGTATCTCATCAGACCTGGAGGACAGGAGGAAACAGGGTCAGAACAAGAGAAAGAACCAGATTACAGACGCCACCCAGCTCAAGAGCTTCCCCTGCAAGAGGTTCAGAAAG ggtAAATGCACACATGGTGAAAAATGCTGTTACTCCCATGACCTGGAACAGACTGACAAGATGGAGTGA